The proteins below come from a single Chryseobacterium bernardetii genomic window:
- a CDS encoding sigma-54-dependent transcriptional regulator produces the protein MSGNILIIDDEIKLLKLLGMILSQENFNVKEASTARSAMTMLEQYDFDVVLSDVRLPDAFGVDLVKSIKTKYPHLEIILMTAFGNITDAVQAMKNGAYDYLVKGDDNEKIIPLVYKALEKVKDNRTRTVQPSGAVKGFGQIIGNSPLILHAKKLAEKVALTDAAVLLTGETGTGKEVFANAIHEGSERKKHTFVAINCSAFSKEILESELFGHKQGAFTGALKDKKGLIEEANGGTLFLDEIGEMPIELQAKLLRVLETGEFIKMGETKVSKSDFRLIAATNRNLEDEIRQGNFREDLYFRLNVFEITLPALRERKEDLKMLAKNFVDLFSNKLHLPSIQVLPEYYKALEKNDWKGNIRELRNAVERSLILMNDNILDAESLPHYSEKPVQESDSLSMRSLEKVHIQKVLQYTKGNKAEAARLLEIGIATLYRKLDEYGLK, from the coding sequence ATGTCAGGAAACATTCTGATTATCGATGATGAGATCAAACTCCTTAAGTTATTAGGAATGATCCTTTCCCAAGAGAATTTTAACGTAAAAGAAGCTTCAACAGCACGCTCGGCAATGACGATGCTGGAGCAGTATGATTTCGATGTTGTATTAAGCGACGTAAGGCTTCCTGATGCATTCGGAGTAGATCTTGTAAAGTCTATTAAAACCAAGTATCCACATCTGGAAATTATTTTGATGACTGCATTCGGAAATATTACAGATGCTGTGCAGGCCATGAAAAACGGTGCTTATGATTATTTGGTAAAAGGAGATGATAACGAGAAGATCATTCCTTTGGTTTATAAAGCACTGGAGAAGGTAAAAGACAACAGAACAAGAACTGTTCAGCCAAGTGGAGCAGTAAAAGGTTTTGGACAGATTATAGGAAATTCTCCATTAATCCTGCATGCTAAGAAGCTGGCCGAAAAAGTGGCATTAACAGATGCTGCAGTACTTTTAACGGGCGAAACAGGAACGGGCAAAGAAGTTTTTGCCAATGCCATCCATGAAGGAAGCGAAAGGAAGAAACATACTTTCGTGGCTATTAACTGCTCTGCTTTTAGTAAAGAAATCCTGGAAAGTGAGCTTTTTGGCCATAAACAGGGAGCTTTTACAGGAGCTTTAAAAGATAAGAAAGGTTTAATTGAAGAAGCCAATGGCGGGACTCTGTTCCTTGATGAGATTGGTGAAATGCCTATAGAACTTCAGGCTAAGCTGCTTAGAGTGCTGGAAACAGGAGAGTTTATTAAAATGGGAGAAACCAAGGTCTCCAAATCTGATTTCAGGCTGATCGCCGCTACCAATAGAAATCTGGAAGATGAAATAAGACAGGGTAACTTCAGAGAGGATCTTTATTTCAGACTGAATGTTTTTGAAATTACACTTCCGGCCTTAAGAGAAAGAAAAGAAGATCTGAAAATGCTGGCAAAAAATTTTGTTGATTTATTTTCAAATAAACTGCATCTGCCATCTATCCAGGTTTTACCGGAGTATTATAAAGCGCTTGAAAAGAATGACTGGAAAGGAAATATCAGAGAACTGAGAAATGCTGTAGAACGCAGTCTGATCCTGATGAATGACAATATCCTGGATGCAGAAAGTCTTCCTCATTACTCAGAAAAGCCTGTTCAGGAGAGTGATTCTTTGAGTATGAGATCACTGGAAAA